A single genomic interval of Polaribacter vadi harbors:
- a CDS encoding sensor histidine kinase, whose amino-acid sequence MTKNGNSLDKKTFDKLSRLYIIALSTIALSVIISQILVRKHLETQQSDSTVINIAGRQRMLSQKLTKEVVSLSVSSDKKDREILQKNIKETLYLWNFSHNSLQKGNDSLGLPKQNSDHIIREYNTLNPVFNTILKASNSIVEKLEKDLLISVDELTSDIKKITNNEGEFLLIMDRIVNQYDLEANKKVVWLRKLEFLLMTFTLLILLGEFLFIFWPTAKSVKATLSELLSAEKKAKKMAFEADELSISKEKSIKELRALSHAMDETLLFARISTNGNLIHFGNKFSRLFKLSNFKQDILFWNVLSINETEQLLIEDLIFQHKKTGWQGEVKSTTKQGEVVWLEMSIIPYNPSEDKSELLIIASEITDRKAAQLEIERLTKDSFEEKMSQQKIISSKIIENQEKEQNRIAKDVHDGIGQMLTGLKYNLESINIADIDKTAIKIEHLKELTTNIIKGVRTATFNLTPPELSDHGIVPAITKLTQELGRLTGKEIVFFNKTDFNIRLDSLTEINIYRIVQEAINNAIKYADSSHILVSLSHSKSMLSLVIDDDGKGFEPSKVKKVKNGDGGMGMTFMKERIKYIDGRLFLNSELGKGTRVTLNIPI is encoded by the coding sequence ATGACAAAAAATGGCAATTCATTAGACAAAAAAACGTTTGATAAATTAAGTCGTTTATATATTATTGCCTTAAGTACAATTGCACTTTCTGTAATAATTAGTCAGATTTTGGTTCGTAAACATTTAGAAACTCAACAAAGCGATTCTACAGTAATTAATATTGCAGGTAGACAAAGAATGCTGAGTCAGAAATTAACCAAAGAAGTTGTTTCTCTTTCGGTTTCTTCTGATAAAAAAGATAGAGAAATACTTCAAAAAAACATTAAAGAAACGCTATACTTATGGAATTTTTCTCATAATTCTTTACAGAAAGGAAATGATAGCTTAGGGCTTCCTAAGCAAAATAGTGATCATATAATTAGGGAGTATAATACATTAAATCCTGTTTTTAATACCATTCTAAAAGCTTCTAATTCTATTGTTGAAAAGTTAGAAAAAGATTTATTAATTTCTGTTGATGAATTAACTTCAGACATCAAAAAAATAACCAATAATGAAGGTGAATTTTTGTTGATTATGGATAGAATTGTAAATCAGTACGATTTAGAAGCTAATAAAAAAGTTGTTTGGTTGCGTAAGTTAGAGTTCCTTTTAATGACTTTTACTTTGCTTATTCTTTTAGGTGAATTTTTATTCATTTTTTGGCCAACAGCAAAATCAGTAAAAGCAACATTATCTGAATTATTATCTGCAGAAAAGAAAGCAAAAAAAATGGCTTTTGAAGCAGATGAATTGAGTATTTCTAAAGAAAAATCAATTAAAGAATTGCGTGCATTGAGTCATGCAATGGATGAAACATTATTGTTTGCAAGAATTTCTACTAACGGTAATTTAATTCATTTTGGAAACAAGTTTTCACGTTTATTTAAACTTTCAAATTTTAAACAAGACATTTTGTTTTGGAATGTTTTATCAATTAATGAAACCGAGCAATTATTAATTGAAGACTTAATCTTTCAGCATAAAAAAACGGGTTGGCAAGGAGAGGTTAAATCAACAACAAAACAAGGAGAAGTTGTTTGGTTAGAAATGTCTATCATTCCATATAATCCATCAGAAGATAAGTCAGAATTACTAATTATAGCTTCAGAAATTACAGATAGAAAAGCTGCTCAATTAGAAATAGAAAGGTTGACAAAAGATAGTTTTGAGGAGAAAATGAGTCAACAAAAAATAATCTCGAGCAAAATTATAGAGAATCAAGAAAAAGAACAGAATAGAATTGCCAAAGATGTGCATGATGGAATTGGGCAAATGCTAACTGGTTTAAAATACAATTTAGAAAGTATTAATATTGCAGATATAGATAAAACTGCCATTAAAATAGAGCATCTAAAAGAGTTAACTACCAATATTATTAAAGGAGTTAGAACAGCAACTTTTAATTTAACACCACCAGAATTATCAGATCATGGAATTGTACCTGCAATTACAAAATTAACCCAAGAATTAGGTAGATTAACAGGAAAGGAAATTGTATTTTTTAATAAAACAGATTTTAATATTCGTTTAGATTCTTTAACAGAAATAAATATTTATAGAATTGTACAAGAAGCCATTAATAATGCTATTAAATATGCAGATTCGTCTCATATTTTAGTGTCACTTTCTCATAGTAAAAGTATGCTAAGTCTAGTTATAGATGATGATGGAAAAGGTTTTGAACCATCAAAAGTGAAGAAAGTTAAAAATGGAGATGGTGGAATGGGAATGACTTTTATGAAAGAACGCATCAAATATATAGATGGCAGGTTGTTTTTAAATTCAGAATTAGGAAAAGGGACAAGAGTTACTTTAAATATCCCTATTTAA